The DNA region CGAAGCCTCCCTGTCGCCTGAAATTATCATGACCTTTATCCCGGCCTCTTTCAGCCGGCGAACAGTCGCCATCGCCTCCGGACGAACCTCGTCGGTGAACGCGAGGAACCCCAGATACCGCCCGCCTTCGGCAAAAGCTATCAGCGGACTGTCAATTCCGGCGTAAGCCATATCGGCAATTGTCACGCCTCGCCCGCCCAGCCAGGCTGGCCGGCCGGCCAGAAAAGTGGTACCGCCGGAGCGCGCCACCACGCCCATTCCCTGTTCCGTAAAAAACGAGTCCGGGTCCGGCGCCTGCGCGCGGCGGGCGCGGCACAGTTTGCGCACCGCCTCGCCCAGAGGGTGCTCGCTGTGAGACTGGGTCAGGCAGGCGGCGTCAAGCAGCCGCGCCTCATGCACGCCCTCGGCGGGAACAATGTCGCGCACGGTCATATTGCCGGCGGTAAGCGTGCCGGTCTTGTCAAAAACAACCGTATTGATCCTGCCGACCCGGTCCAGCACGTCGGCGTTTTTTATAAGAATGCCAAGCGAGGCGGCCCTGTCAATCCCCACGGCCAGCGCGACCGGCACGGCCAGCCCCATCGCGCACGGGCACGCCGCCGCCAGCACCGTGGCAAACGCGGTAACGGCATGAGCCGCGCCGGCCCGCCCTCCGAAAAACAGCCACGCGCAGGCTGAAACCGCCGCAATCAGAAGCACCGCCGGCACGAAATAAAAGGAAACCCGGTCCGCCATTCTCTGCACGGCGGATTTGGAGCTTTGCGCTTCCCGCACCGACCGCACTATCGCCGCCAGCACGCTTTCGCTGCCGATGCCTTCGGCGCGCAGGAAAACCAGCCCGCCTTTGTTAAGCGTACCGCCGAACACGCGGTCGCCCTCGGCTTTATACACGGGATTGCTCTCGCCGGTCAGCAAAGACTCGTCGAGCGTTGTCGAACCTTTCAAAATAACCCCGTCCACCGGCACCATTCCCGCCGGCTTGACCGACACCACCATTCCCCTCGTCACCTGCGCGATCGGCACGGTTTTGCCAGCCCCGCCCACTACTATATGCGCGAACCGCGGCGCCAGATTCATCAGCTTGGCCACCGCGCCGCCGGCCCGTCGTCTGGAATCGCTTTCCAGCCAGCGGCCGAAATTAATGAACGTGATCAGCAGCGCGACTTCCGTCCACATCGGCTTGTGGTACCGCCCGTAAAACACGGTCGGCAGGACAAGAATCAGGACGCTGTAGATGAACGCCGTTGAAGAACTGATGCTGACCAGCGTGTTCATGTCCGGCGCGAGATTTTTTACTGACCGCCAGAACCCCCTGTGGAAATGCCGCCCGCACCACAGCCAGACCGCCGCGGTGACAAGCAGCTGCGTATACGGCGACATGTCAATAAACCGCGCGAAAAAAAGCAGCGCGGTCAGGCCCAGCGCGCACAGAAACCGCCGCAGATAGGCGCGGCTTTCGTCCTGCATCGTCCTGAGCGCGGCTTCCGGCGTGAAATCCTGCTGGTCCACAAAATCCGTCACCGTGTAGCCGATATCCTCCAGCGCGTCGGTCAGCTCGCCGGGTGAAACCGCGTCAGGCTCAAAAGTGACGTAAACCGTTTTTGTAGGCAGATGAACGCGCGTCTGCGCCACGCCTTTGAGCGCGGAAAGTTTCTTTTCCACTCTGGCGGAGCAGGAGGCGCAATGCATGCCTTCCACGCTTATGACAACTTTTCTTGGCTCCGTCCGGCCCGGCCCGTCGTTCATGTTCGCATCCCGCGCTACTGCCCCTTAAGATAGGCAAGCCAGCCGGCTTCCAGCGCGGCGGTATCGCTCCACTTGCCGGGATAAGCGGAAGCCAGCGCGGAATCTATGCCCGCGCCGTTTTTCAGCTCGCGCAGCAGCATCGAAAACCCCATGCTCCCGCCGCGCTCTATCATATATTCCGCCACGCTGCCGGCCTGCCCGTACCATCTGGAAAGCTGCGTTCCGCCGTTTGTGCCGGCATCACGCATGGGCACATAGCTCATCATCCGGGCGAACGGAATGGGCGACGCCAGCAGTTCGGCCCGCACCGCCGAGTTATAGGAAGCCTGCCCCGCGTCGCCGTAAGTGCCGATCTGGGTGTACACCGCAAGCCCTTCGTTGAGCCACACGAGCCGGTAATCGGACCGGCTCATGTATTCATTGAAAACCAGATGCGCCATTTCATGCGCCAGCACGCTTTTCATCGCCTGCGAATTGTAGGACAGGATCGCGTTTCCGATAGTAACCCCGCCCGACCAGTCCGGCTGTTTGGAACGGTTGACATATTCCTCATGGCTCGAATAGATTATTATCTCGTAAGGCGTGGCGGGCATGAACGAATACAGCCCGGTATTGCGCATGATTTTGGTGTACTGCTCCTCGCAGAACGAGCCGACGTCCTCCAGCTCCGCTTCCGTATACGCCCTGACCAGAAAATGCAGCGTGACTTTTTCCCGCGCGCCGGGCGCCAGCTCCACTCCCGCGACATGCACCGCCTGCCGCCGGGCCGAGGAATCCACCGGCACGTCCACACAACCGGCTGTTGACAATACCGCCAATCCGCACATAATGGCCTTTCTCATATTTCCCGGTTCTCCGCCCGCTCCGCGGACGATTTTTCATACCCGATTTTAACGCTGCCGGCGGCAAGCTGCGCCGGCCCGAACTCCAGCACGAACGGGCGGCACGGCCGCGGCCGCATATCGAGCGCGTATTTCTGGGTTCTGGCCATGAACGCGGGAAACGGAACCCCGCGCACGCTCAGTTTACTGACAACAAACTCCGGGCCGGGCGGATCGCCTTTTATCTCCATCCCGCATTCAAAATCCACCGGGTATCCGTGATAATCGAAAGACGCCTCGATACCGGCCGGCGTAATCTGCGCCCGAGCCTCCGTGCCGCCTGAAAACCGTTCCTCGATATAGCTCGCCACCGACATGGACGATAGCAGCCCTCGCTTCACGTTAACCTTGTCCAGCCGGAAAACCCGGAGAACACCGTTATCCAGCGCGGCATGGAAATTGCGCAGTTCAAGCGTAACGCCGTAAAAATCAATCCGGCCGCTGCGCGCGACACTGGCCGAAAGCAATGCCGTTTTGTAGTGCCCGGCGGCGGGATCCCATACGCCGGGCAAAAGTCTGGCTTCCATAAGCTCCAGACTCCCCAGCTTCACATCGCCAAGAACGACCACGCCCTGCCCGAACGGCGCGACTGAACTTTTCCGCAGGCCGAACAATACGGCAGGCGAGGTCTGCCTGGTGACGGGATCGGTCACGTCATACCAGCCGGACGATTCATAATGCCTGTTAAACCAGTTTTGCGGAATGGTGGGATCGGCCGTGGAAAAAACTGTCCGGCCGCCCGACTGCGCGGGCGCGCCTGCGCCGGTGTTTTTCAGCCACACCACAATGGCGGGATACTTGAGAAAACTATCGGTGTCCGCCACAAAAACCACTTTGCCGAACCCGCAGGCCAGGGCCTGCGCGCCCAGCCAGGCATCCGGCATGGTTTGGGAAGAATTGACCGCCACCGCCGTGTTCAGCGGCGCGCTTTCCGGCAGATACTTTATCGCGGCGGCAAACAGGTTGCGCAGCCCGTCGTCGCGCGAAACCGTTTCGGAGCCAAGCACCGTAACCGGATGTCCGAACAGGGAAATCCGTTTCAAGCCCACAAACCCGCTCTGCGCGAGCAGCGCGAGCAGCGCGCATATGCCCGCCACGGCTATCCGCGCGGGGCGCGGCGTCATGATACCCACCGCCGGCGCAAGCGCTACAAGCGCCGGCCAGTACAGCCGGGCCTCCTTGACGGGCACGAAAACAAGTATGCAATAAGTAACCGCCAGCCAGTTAAACAGAATCCTGCGCCGCGGAAACGGCATGAATTCCGCCGTCAGCATCCAGACAAACAGCAAAACTCCGATCAGAAACATCGGCAGGCCGGCGCTGTCAATGGACTGCCAGAAATGCCAGGTGAGTTTGCCGAGCGCCGACAGCGGCGCGCTTTCGCCCGGCGCCGCGGCCGCTTTCAGCGACCACATTCCCAGTGACGGCAGGTTGATCCACAGCCACGCCGCGAAGATCAGCGCGTTAAGCGCGAGGATATAGAAACACATTTTGCGCGAACCCCTGTCAATCAGGCCGCTCACGAAATACAGCAGCAGCGGCAGCACATACAGCGGAAAAACCCACGACGTCAGCAGGCCGCACATAAACAGCGTTCCGAACCAGTAAGACGGCTTGGGCTTTGAGAAATCCTCGCTCCAGATAAACGCGGCGTAGCAACCCGCCGCCCACGCGATCACCGCTATATCGGGCGTGACCATTCTCGCGCTCGACAGAACGAAAGGCAGGCAGGTGGCGAAAACAGCGGCCAGCCACCCGCTCTTGTCCACCCTGTTATACCGCACTATCAGAAACGCGAAAAGACCGATCAGCCCCAGATAGAACGAGTTGAAAACAAGCATCGCCTTTTCAGGCGAAACAGGCAGCAGCCGGACCGCCGGCAACGCCAGCCAGTAATACAGCGGCGAAAGCGGACGCCCGTCATCCGTTTTAAACGACACGAACATGCCGCCCAGATCGCCTGCCCGCCACAGCCGTGCGTATTCGGCCACCGCGGTCACGCCAACCGTTTCCTGCGGCTCCAGCGGACGCACGTCGCGCCACGCCCAGAACGACAGCAACAGAAACTGAGCCAGCGCCAACACCGCCACGCCGGCAAGTCCTTTGAACATTTTCGGCCGGTCACGCTCGCGCTCGCTGAACGCTTCGGTCTGGAAAAACACGCTTTCCAGCGTCATTTTCAGGACACGGAACCGCTCCGCCGCAGACAGCTCTATTTTCTTCTGTTCAGGGCTCATTGCGCGGCATTCCGGGTTTTGAGCCTGGCCAGTTTCTCCTCGCACCGCTGTGGATTTTCAATGTCCAGTTTGCGCGCGGCCAGATAGCACCGGTAAGCCTCTTTGGGATTATTGAGCATCATCATGATATCGCCCCGCAGCTCCTGATTGGTCGCGCTGCCGGGATCGCGGGAAAGAGCTTCCTCTATTTTGCGCTGCGCGGCTCTGTAATTGCCCGCCCTGAATTCCGCCAGCGCGCCGTAATAGTAGCCTGTTTTAACATCCGGCATTATGGCGGCCACGCGCGCGAAATCCGTTATCGCGGCCTCATAATCCCCGGCTTTGAGACGCAGTTTCCCGCGGCCCAGATAACCCGCCATGAACGCCGGATTAATCTGAATAGTGCGGTTGAAATCCTCGAAAGACCGCTGGTTTTCGCCCTGCTCGAACAGGGCCAGCGCGCGGTTGTAAATCGCCAGGATGGATTTGTCGTCCATGGAAATCGCGCGGTTATA from Elusimicrobiaceae bacterium includes:
- a CDS encoding peptidase MA family metallohydrolase, with the protein product MRKAIMCGLAVLSTAGCVDVPVDSSARRQAVHVAGVELAPGAREKVTLHFLVRAYTEAELEDVGSFCEEQYTKIMRNTGLYSFMPATPYEIIIYSSHEEYVNRSKQPDWSGGVTIGNAILSYNSQAMKSVLAHEMAHLVFNEYMSRSDYRLVWLNEGLAVYTQIGTYGDAGQASYNSAVRAELLASPIPFARMMSYVPMRDAGTNGGTQLSRWYGQAGSVAEYMIERGGSMGFSMLLRELKNGAGIDSALASAYPGKWSDTAALEAGWLAYLKGQ
- a CDS encoding heavy metal translocating P-type ATPase, which gives rise to MNDGPGRTEPRKVVISVEGMHCASCSARVEKKLSALKGVAQTRVHLPTKTVYVTFEPDAVSPGELTDALEDIGYTVTDFVDQQDFTPEAALRTMQDESRAYLRRFLCALGLTALLFFARFIDMSPYTQLLVTAAVWLWCGRHFHRGFWRSVKNLAPDMNTLVSISSSTAFIYSVLILVLPTVFYGRYHKPMWTEVALLITFINFGRWLESDSRRRAGGAVAKLMNLAPRFAHIVVGGAGKTVPIAQVTRGMVVSVKPAGMVPVDGVILKGSTTLDESLLTGESNPVYKAEGDRVFGGTLNKGGLVFLRAEGIGSESVLAAIVRSVREAQSSKSAVQRMADRVSFYFVPAVLLIAAVSACAWLFFGGRAGAAHAVTAFATVLAAACPCAMGLAVPVALAVGIDRAASLGILIKNADVLDRVGRINTVVFDKTGTLTAGNMTVRDIVPAEGVHEARLLDAACLTQSHSEHPLGEAVRKLCRARRAQAPDPDSFFTEQGMGVVARSGGTTFLAGRPAWLGGRGVTIADMAYAGIDSPLIAFAEGGRYLGFLAFTDEVRPEAMATVRRLKEAGIKVMIISGDREASVKQVAAACGVEEYRAGVLPADKAEIIKSLQAAGASVAMAGDGFNDAPALARADIGMALAAGTDIAVESADITFTRTGVGAVCEAVFLSRAIRRVMRQNLFWAFLYNILLIPLAAGAFYPALGVMMPVWAAGGAMGVSSVSVVLSSLRLRKMKIS
- a CDS encoding tetratricopeptide repeat protein, whose protein sequence is MEIKRIMLLAPLLLLAGCLPKEERLFRQAQQKNIDGQYKEAVRLYTQTLKLKPDMAAAYNARALAYERLLDREAALKDYEQAVRCAPGFARAYNNMGALLNEMLQYPAAIAALDRAVELDPGYTLAYINRGSSYFGMGDMQSAIADYNRAISMDDKSILAIYNRALALFEQGENQRSFEDFNRTIQINPAFMAGYLGRGKLRLKAGDYEAAITDFARVAAIMPDVKTGYYYGALAEFRAGNYRAAQRKIEEALSRDPGSATNQELRGDIMMMLNNPKEAYRCYLAARKLDIENPQRCEEKLARLKTRNAAQ